In Rattus rattus isolate New Zealand chromosome 9, Rrattus_CSIRO_v1, whole genome shotgun sequence, a genomic segment contains:
- the LOC116908934 gene encoding keratin-associated protein 9-3-like, whose product MACCSTSFCGFPTCSTGGTCGSSCFQPSCCETSCFQPSCCETGYGIGGGIGYGLEGGSGAVNYRVRWCRPDCRVEGTFLPPCCVVSCIPPTCCQLHHAQASCCRPSYCGQSCCRPACCCYCC is encoded by the coding sequence ATGGCCTGCTGCTCTACTAGCTTCTGTGGCTTTCCCACCTGCTCCACTGGCGgcacctgtggctccagctgcttccAGCCCAGCTGTTGTGAGACCAGCTGCTTCCAACCAAGCTGCTGCGAGACAGGCTATGGCATTGGGGGTGGCATTGGCTATGGCCTGGAGGGTGGCAGTGGAGCCGTGAACTACCGTGTTAGATGGTGCCGCCCTGACTGCCGCGTGGAGGGCACCTTCCTGCCCCCCTGCTGTGTGGTGAGCTGTATACCCCCAACCTGCTGCCAGCTGCACCATGCCCAGGCCTCCTGCTGCCGTCCATCCTACTGTGGACAGTCCTGCTGCCGCCCagcctgctgctgctactgctgctaa
- the LOC116908927 gene encoding keratin-associated protein 1-3-like, with product MACCATSFCGFPTCSTGGTCGSSCSQPSCCQPSCCQPSCCQPSCCQPSCCQSSCCQPSCCQSSCCQPSCCQSSCCQPSCCQTSCCQPSCCGTGSGQEGGSGAVSCRVRWCRPDCRVEGTCLPPCCVASCTPPTCCQLHHAQASCCRPSYCGQSCCRPACCCYCCPPSCSESNCCEPTC from the coding sequence ATGGCCTGTTGCGCTACTAGCTTCTGTGGCTTTCCCACCTGCTCCACTGGTGgcacctgtggctccagctgctcccagcccagctgctgccagcccagctgctgccagcccagctgctgccagcccagtTGTTGCCAACCCAGCTGCTGCCAGTCCAGTTGCTGCCAGCCTAGCTGCTGCcagtccagctgctgccagcccagctgctgccAATCCAGTTGCTGCCAACCCAGCTGCTGCCAGACCAGCTGttgccagcccagctgctgtggCACTGGCAGTGGCCAGGAGGGTGGCAGTGGAGCCGTGAGCTGCCGTGTTAGATGGTGCCGCCCTGACTGCCGCGTGGAGGGCACCTGCCTGCCCCCCTGCTGTGTGGCGAGCTGCACACCCCCAACCTGCTGCCAGCTGCACCACGCCCAGGCCTCCTGCTGCCGCCCATCCTACTGTGGACAGTCCTGCTGCCGCCCagcctgctgctgctactgctgcccACCCAGCTGCTCTGAGTCTAACTGCTGTGAGCCTACCTGTTAA
- the LOC116908926 gene encoding keratin-associated protein 1-3-like encodes MACCATSFCGFPTCSTGGTCGSNCCQPSCSQSSCCQPSCCQSSCCQPSCTQSSCCQPTCSQSSCCQPSCCQTSCCQPTCCQTSSCQTSCCGTGSGQEGGSGATSCRVRWCRPDCRVEGTCLPPCCVVSCTPPTCCQLHHAQASCCRPSYCGQSCCRPACCCHCCEPSCSKPSCSEPSC; translated from the coding sequence ATGGCCTGCTGTGCTACTAGCTTCTGTGGCTTTCCCACCTGCTCCACTGGTGGCACCTGTGGCTCTAACTGCTGCCAACCCAGCTGCTCCCAGTCCAGCTGttgccagcccagctgctgccagtccagctgctgccagcccagctgcacccagtccagctgctgccagcccacCTGCTCCCAGTCCAGCTGCTGTCAGCCCAGCTGCTGCCAGACCAGCTGCTGCCAGCCTACCTGCTGTCAGACTAGCAGCTGTCAGACCAGCTGCTGTGGAACTGGCAGTGGCCAGGAGGGTGGCAGTGGAGCCACGAGCTGCCGTGTTAGATGGTGCCGCCCTGACTGCCGCGTGGAGGGCACCTGCCTGCCCCCCTGCTGTGTGGTGAGCTGCACACCCCCAACCTGCTGCCAGCTGCACCACGCCCAGGCCTCCTGCTGCCGTCCATCCTACTGTGGACAGTCCTGCTGCCGCCCAGCCTGCTGCTGCCACTGTTGCGAGCCCAGCTGCTCTAAGCCCAGCTGCTCTGAGCCCAGCTGTTAA
- the LOC116908930 gene encoding keratin-associated protein 9-3-like, producing the protein MACCSTSFCGFPTCSTGGTCGSSCCQPSCCETSCFQPSCCETGSGIGGGIGYGQGSGSGAVNCRVRWCRPDCRVEGTSLPPCCVASCIPPTCCQLHHAQASCCRPSYCGQSCCRPACCCHCCQPSCSEPSC; encoded by the coding sequence ATGGCCTGCTGCTCTACTAGCTTCTGTGGCTTTCCCACCTGCTCCACTGGTGgcacctgtggctccagctgctgccagcccagctgtTGTGAGACCAGCTGCTTCCAGCCAAGCTGCTGCGAGACAGGCTCTGGCATCGGGGGTGGCATTGGCTATGGCCAGGGGAGTGGCAGTGGAGCCGTGAACTGCCGTGTTAGATGGTGCCGCCCTGACTGCCGTGTGGAGGGCACCTCCCTGCCCCCCTGCTGTGTGGCAAGCTGTATACCCCCAACCTGCTGCCAGCTGCACCACGCCCAGGCCTCCTGCTGCCGCCCATCCTACTGTGGACAGTCCTGCTGCCGCCCAgcctgctgctgccactgctgccagcccagctgctcCGAGCCCAGCTGTTGA